Proteins encoded together in one Candidatus Latescibacter sp. window:
- a CDS encoding M14 family metallopeptidase produces the protein MYTTSHFPLRHLCSVFVLAFWFSAPAFPAETIKPPEDFIGHPVGADYKLARWQKIVDYFRYVGNNSDRVNIRDMGTTTEGRPFIFAEISSSDAPGELARQRENQHKLADPRLIRNAEEERRLVAESKVVVFINCNLHSTEIASSQMALELLYDLAAGNSPQIREILERTVILLVPSANPDGLEMVIDWYEKSLGKPWEGSGMPWIYHKYAGHDNNRDWFMLNLKETQLETRVMFQEWYPNIVYDIHQMGNLGPRLFVPPFFDPKNPNIDPLNDHMMLILGGHIAAELTRAGKKGVLHNAMYDNWWNGGFRTVVYRHNMVGILTEAASVNIASPVFQQKSELRGNLRGMTDYSMTVNFPDPWPGGWWRLRDIVDYEKISCMSVFTLAARYHDLFLSNGVKLARDALERGKTEPPFAWLVPPDQHDPGTAVEMLRILHDTGLEVHQAEEKFTADDVPYPAGTYILYCAQPYRAHLNDMMEPQVYPNRVQYPGGPPEPPYDIAGWTLPLQMGVRRVSVNQPFTCRAKKVDTIPRPKGKIKEEKNAAGYVVRAGANDDFRLINRMNRAGIQYKIISSGNGWMKPGGQELPPGSLYIPEADKVRRAEAKLLKGISSELIGIPRPDEKMRASLRTVSTPRVGVYQSWAAVIDEGWTRFVLDSFEFSYATVHNPEIRAGNLQKRYDCLILPSQGERAIMEGLAPDSTEPQYTGGIGPEGITCLQNFVDAGGTLVCIDESCGLPIRYFNIPVRNVLSGRKTEEFYCPGSILRVRMDNNHPLGYGMPEWVSGYFARSQAFEVTKPSEKDGKEKPFQTAVVARYADTVLLESGWIIGEGLIMDKPSVVEVSYGKGKIVLLGFRVQHRGQPHGTFRLLFNALVESGMKK, from the coding sequence ATGTATACCACATCTCACTTTCCTCTGCGCCATTTGTGTTCAGTTTTTGTTCTTGCATTCTGGTTTTCTGCGCCAGCCTTCCCGGCGGAGACGATAAAACCGCCCGAGGATTTCATCGGCCACCCGGTGGGCGCAGATTACAAGCTGGCGCGCTGGCAGAAAATCGTCGATTATTTCCGGTATGTGGGAAACAATTCCGACCGGGTGAATATCCGTGATATGGGAACCACCACGGAAGGCCGTCCGTTCATTTTCGCAGAGATTTCCTCTTCGGATGCCCCCGGAGAGCTTGCCCGGCAGCGTGAAAACCAGCACAAGCTTGCCGACCCCCGGCTTATCAGGAATGCAGAGGAAGAACGCCGGCTGGTCGCGGAGAGCAAGGTGGTGGTGTTTATCAACTGCAACCTGCATTCCACTGAGATTGCCTCCAGCCAGATGGCCCTGGAGCTGCTCTATGACCTGGCAGCCGGGAATTCGCCTCAGATCAGGGAAATCCTGGAACGGACTGTTATCCTTCTGGTTCCATCGGCCAACCCGGATGGCCTCGAAATGGTTATTGACTGGTACGAAAAGTCTCTGGGAAAACCGTGGGAAGGCTCCGGTATGCCCTGGATTTATCATAAGTATGCCGGACATGACAATAACCGTGACTGGTTCATGCTGAACCTCAAGGAAACGCAGCTCGAAACCAGGGTGATGTTTCAGGAGTGGTATCCCAACATCGTATATGATATCCACCAGATGGGCAATTTGGGGCCGCGCCTCTTTGTGCCGCCTTTTTTCGATCCCAAAAATCCGAACATCGACCCACTGAACGACCACATGATGCTCATCCTTGGCGGCCACATCGCCGCTGAACTTACCCGGGCGGGGAAAAAAGGAGTTCTCCACAATGCCATGTATGACAACTGGTGGAACGGCGGCTTCCGTACTGTGGTGTACCGCCACAACATGGTTGGCATTCTCACCGAAGCAGCGAGCGTTAATATCGCTTCTCCGGTCTTTCAGCAGAAGAGCGAGCTCCGGGGAAACCTGCGGGGCATGACCGATTACTCCATGACCGTCAACTTCCCCGATCCATGGCCCGGCGGCTGGTGGCGGCTGCGGGATATTGTGGACTATGAAAAAATCTCCTGCATGAGCGTTTTCACCCTTGCTGCCCGTTACCACGATCTCTTCCTGTCAAATGGAGTCAAGCTGGCCCGTGACGCACTGGAGCGAGGCAAAACCGAGCCCCCGTTCGCCTGGCTGGTCCCTCCCGACCAGCACGATCCCGGAACCGCGGTCGAAATGCTGCGGATACTTCATGATACAGGGCTGGAAGTACACCAGGCGGAAGAGAAATTCACCGCCGACGATGTACCCTATCCCGCCGGAACTTATATTCTCTACTGCGCGCAGCCCTACCGCGCTCATCTGAACGACATGATGGAGCCTCAGGTGTATCCAAACCGAGTGCAGTATCCCGGCGGGCCTCCGGAGCCTCCCTACGATATAGCCGGATGGACCCTGCCCTTGCAGATGGGAGTGCGTCGGGTGTCGGTAAACCAGCCGTTTACCTGCCGTGCAAAAAAAGTGGACACGATTCCCAGACCCAAAGGAAAAATAAAGGAAGAAAAAAACGCCGCCGGGTATGTGGTCAGAGCCGGTGCAAATGATGATTTCCGTTTGATCAACCGTATGAATCGGGCCGGAATTCAGTACAAAATCATCTCTTCCGGAAACGGCTGGATGAAACCGGGGGGCCAAGAACTGCCGCCTGGTTCACTGTATATCCCCGAAGCAGATAAGGTGAGGCGGGCTGAAGCGAAACTCCTGAAAGGAATCTCTTCCGAGCTCATCGGAATCCCCCGCCCTGACGAGAAGATGCGAGCTTCCCTCCGTACAGTTTCCACTCCCCGTGTGGGAGTGTATCAATCGTGGGCCGCAGTTATAGATGAAGGATGGACCCGGTTTGTCCTCGATTCGTTCGAATTCTCGTATGCCACAGTTCACAATCCGGAAATCCGGGCCGGGAACCTGCAGAAACGCTATGATTGCCTGATCCTCCCTTCCCAGGGGGAGAGAGCGATCATGGAAGGTCTCGCCCCTGATTCCACAGAGCCTCAGTATACCGGAGGCATCGGCCCCGAAGGCATCACCTGCCTGCAAAATTTTGTGGATGCGGGAGGAACACTGGTCTGCATCGATGAGTCATGCGGTCTTCCAATACGCTATTTCAACATTCCGGTACGCAATGTGCTCAGCGGGAGAAAAACCGAAGAATTCTACTGTCCCGGTTCGATTCTACGGGTGCGGATGGACAACAACCATCCACTGGGATACGGCATGCCAGAGTGGGTATCAGGCTATTTTGCTCGCTCCCAGGCATTCGAGGTGACCAAACCTTCCGAGAAGGATGGCAAAGAAAAACCATTTCAAACTGCAGTAGTCGCCCGGTATGCCGACACAGTGCTCCTGGAGAGCGGATGGATAATAGGAGAAGGGCTGATTATGGATAAACCGTCGGTTGTCGAGGTTTCTTATGGCAAAGGGAAGATTGTACTACTCGGATTCCGGGTGCAGCACCGGGGCCAGCCACACGGCACCTTCCGGCTTTTGTTCAATGCGCTTGTGGAAAGCGGGATGAAAAAATAA
- a CDS encoding DUF4861 family protein yields MTLKKVLGAGLLCFFVVQGFAQAQKFGWYTEGEFKPAKRIMFTITNTLASDWKECPVVIKRSQLPTPNIAERYITVVDPSLPSLPEPTREQLREKSGYLFRAETYGHTIEYQQDDLDKDGIWDELFFLTDIKAHETKTMFLYIGYSERGLFEHKTHAGMGYYGRHTVPFWESEYIAWKLWYPTSVDMHGKREPMLTGYFEYTKNLSGYYMPHEYGSDIMTVSNTFGDGGIGLYENLSAPDSVSVPRYSPFLNKGPYVDTRYSFDIVANGPLRSMIRVKTMNWRTGKGMYEADQLYTAVARKSWSTCQVKFPQFWPEEPSTAFACGIRHIMSEYDTYQSGGTVISFGKNVVIQAAIDSVNVKGLVLDFEGIALTVKDMYRPQYKNIKVYGGNHTFRIPATEDRSFDYMIFGAWNQGSVNKTADEFKKYVLTEAERYNNPVKFGEFRYEEKPLK; encoded by the coding sequence ATGACGCTCAAGAAGGTTCTCGGTGCAGGCCTTTTATGTTTTTTTGTCGTGCAGGGATTTGCCCAGGCGCAGAAATTCGGCTGGTATACCGAGGGAGAGTTCAAACCGGCGAAAAGAATCATGTTTACCATCACTAACACTCTCGCCAGCGACTGGAAGGAATGTCCGGTTGTTATCAAGCGCAGCCAGCTTCCCACGCCAAACATTGCCGAGCGCTATATTACCGTGGTCGATCCTTCCCTTCCCTCCCTGCCTGAGCCGACCAGAGAGCAGCTCAGGGAGAAGAGTGGATACCTGTTCCGCGCCGAAACCTACGGGCACACAATAGAATACCAGCAGGACGATCTGGACAAGGACGGTATCTGGGATGAGCTGTTCTTCCTCACCGACATCAAAGCGCATGAAACAAAAACCATGTTCCTCTATATCGGCTACAGCGAGCGGGGGTTGTTCGAACACAAAACCCATGCCGGGATGGGCTACTACGGCCGTCACACGGTCCCCTTCTGGGAAAGCGAATACATAGCCTGGAAACTCTGGTATCCCACTAGTGTGGACATGCACGGCAAACGGGAACCGATGCTTACCGGATATTTTGAATACACCAAGAATCTTTCGGGATACTATATGCCGCACGAGTATGGCTCGGACATCATGACAGTATCGAATACTTTCGGAGACGGAGGCATCGGCCTTTACGAGAATTTGTCCGCGCCTGATTCCGTCTCGGTTCCCCGCTACAGCCCCTTTTTGAATAAAGGGCCCTATGTCGATACCCGTTACTCGTTCGATATAGTGGCCAACGGCCCCCTCCGGAGCATGATTCGGGTAAAAACCATGAACTGGAGAACCGGAAAGGGCATGTATGAAGCCGACCAGCTTTACACCGCTGTTGCACGCAAAAGCTGGTCCACCTGCCAGGTGAAATTTCCCCAGTTCTGGCCGGAAGAGCCTTCCACTGCCTTTGCCTGCGGCATCCGTCATATAATGAGCGAGTACGATACCTATCAGTCCGGCGGAACGGTCATATCATTCGGAAAGAATGTGGTGATTCAGGCGGCGATCGACAGTGTGAATGTGAAGGGACTGGTTCTGGATTTTGAGGGAATCGCCTTGACTGTCAAAGATATGTACAGGCCTCAGTACAAAAATATTAAAGTTTACGGCGGCAATCATACTTTCCGCATACCGGCGACTGAAGACCGGTCTTTCGACTATATGATCTTTGGGGCCTGGAACCAGGGGTCTGTCAACAAAACGGCTGATGAGTTTAAAAAATATGTTTTGACAGAGGCGGAACGGTATAATAATCCGGTCAAATTTGGGGAGTTCAGGTACGAGGAGAAACCATTAAAGTAG
- a CDS encoding NYN domain-containing protein, which produces MDKMALFIDGGYLAKILRNEFDSAKIDFQKLQEFISAGSTLFRTYYYICPTYRSDPPTDQEKLVHANQTRFFNRLKLIPHFEIKFGILVKRDFSCDQCSYSTMKFEQKRIDVLFAVDFVRSAWNRSIQRAAIIAGDGDFAPVVKDAKDAGVMVSLYYSRNSIARELHDVCDERYIIDQNFIGKIKQTPVYSPGSFINEQ; this is translated from the coding sequence ATGGATAAAATGGCTCTTTTTATCGATGGCGGTTATCTGGCAAAAATTCTTCGAAATGAATTCGATTCAGCTAAAATAGATTTTCAAAAGCTCCAGGAATTCATCTCTGCCGGAAGCACATTGTTTAGAACATACTACTATATATGCCCCACTTATAGAAGCGACCCCCCTACCGATCAGGAAAAACTGGTACATGCCAACCAGACCCGTTTTTTTAACAGGCTCAAACTCATTCCGCATTTTGAGATAAAATTCGGAATTTTGGTCAAAAGGGATTTTTCTTGCGATCAATGCAGCTACTCTACGATGAAATTCGAGCAGAAAAGAATCGATGTTCTTTTTGCGGTCGATTTTGTCCGTTCTGCATGGAACAGATCGATTCAACGTGCAGCGATCATTGCTGGAGACGGAGATTTTGCACCCGTTGTTAAAGATGCCAAAGACGCCGGAGTAATGGTAAGTTTGTACTACTCGAGGAATTCAATCGCCCGGGAGCTCCACGATGTCTGTGATGAACGATATATTATTGATCAAAACTTTATCGGAAAGATTAAGCAAACACCGGTTTACTCCCCAGGTTCTTTCATAAACGAACAGTGA
- a CDS encoding inositol-3-phosphate synthase yields the protein MNKIKIAISGIGNCASSLIQGITYYKDKSSKNAIGLMHWELGGYKPCDIEVVAAFDIDKRKVGQDVSDAIFALPNCTCVFCQYLPKTGIKVKMGRILDGFSEHMKEYDEKYTFLLSDEKEATSEDVVRTLKESGAEMLVNYLPVGSEEAVKFYAQCALDAGIGFINNMPVFIASNPDWAEKFRAKNLPVIGDDIKAQLGATITHRVLTDLFRKRGVKLERTYQLNTGGNTDFLNMLNKNRLISKRISKTEAVQSVVGERLDPENIHIGPSDWVAWQKDNKVCFLRMEGKLFGDVPMNIELRLSVEDSPNSAGVAIDAIRCCKLALERGKGGPLYSPSSFFMKHPPRQFTDEQAFSMTEEFISGIRDE from the coding sequence ATGAATAAAATCAAGATCGCTATTTCAGGAATCGGTAACTGTGCGAGTTCCCTTATTCAGGGTATTACCTACTATAAAGATAAATCCAGCAAGAATGCGATTGGGCTGATGCACTGGGAGCTTGGCGGTTACAAACCCTGCGATATCGAGGTTGTTGCCGCTTTTGACATTGATAAACGCAAGGTTGGGCAGGATGTTTCCGATGCCATATTTGCTTTGCCCAACTGCACCTGCGTCTTCTGTCAATATCTCCCGAAAACCGGTATCAAGGTAAAAATGGGTCGGATTCTCGATGGTTTTTCAGAGCACATGAAAGAATATGACGAAAAGTATACTTTCCTTTTAAGCGATGAGAAGGAAGCCACGAGCGAAGATGTGGTGCGCACTTTAAAGGAATCAGGGGCGGAAATGCTGGTGAATTATCTTCCGGTCGGTTCTGAGGAAGCGGTAAAGTTTTATGCCCAATGCGCGCTGGACGCCGGAATCGGGTTTATTAACAATATGCCGGTTTTTATCGCCAGTAATCCGGATTGGGCGGAGAAATTCCGGGCAAAGAACCTCCCGGTTATAGGAGATGACATAAAAGCTCAACTGGGCGCCACCATCACTCACCGTGTGTTGACCGATCTTTTCAGAAAACGCGGAGTCAAACTGGAAAGAACCTACCAGCTTAACACCGGGGGGAACACCGACTTTCTCAATATGCTCAACAAAAACAGGCTTATATCGAAACGCATCTCTAAAACCGAAGCGGTTCAGTCGGTGGTAGGGGAGAGGCTGGACCCCGAAAATATCCACATCGGGCCGAGCGATTGGGTGGCCTGGCAGAAAGACAACAAAGTCTGCTTCCTCCGTATGGAAGGGAAACTGTTCGGCGATGTTCCCATGAACATTGAACTTCGTCTCTCGGTAGAGGATTCACCCAATTCCGCGGGGGTCGCCATAGACGCCATACGGTGCTGCAAGCTTGCCCTGGAGCGAGGGAAGGGAGGACCTCTCTATTCACCTTCTTCCTTCTTCATGAAACATCCGCCCCGTCAATTCACCGATGAGCAGGCTTTCAGCATGACCGAGGAATTTATTTCCGGGATCCGTGATGAATAG